One genomic region from Balneola sp. encodes:
- a CDS encoding nicotinamidase/pyrazinamidase has translation MRALVIVDIQNDFCPGGALAVPNGDDVITPTNSLLPKFDCIIQTQDWHPQDHSSFASNHKEKEPYGTIEMEYGEQVLWPDHCVQGTDGAEFHSKLKTKTSQVIIRKGFRKHIDSYSAFFENDHNTVTGLHGLLQERGVDELFVVGLATDFCVKWTALDARKLGYKVNIVEDAVRGIDIDGSVKKAVEEMKENGVEFINSKEIS, from the coding sequence ATGAGAGCATTAGTGATTGTTGATATACAAAATGATTTTTGTCCCGGTGGAGCGCTTGCCGTTCCGAATGGTGATGACGTTATCACTCCTACAAATAGCCTTCTTCCTAAATTTGATTGCATCATACAAACACAGGATTGGCATCCTCAGGATCATTCTTCTTTTGCTTCAAACCATAAAGAAAAAGAACCCTATGGTACCATTGAGATGGAATACGGCGAACAGGTGCTTTGGCCTGATCACTGTGTACAGGGAACGGATGGTGCTGAATTTCATTCCAAGCTAAAGACAAAAACATCTCAGGTCATCATCCGAAAAGGATTTAGAAAACACATCGACTCCTATTCGGCGTTCTTCGAAAATGATCATAATACCGTAACCGGTTTGCATGGCCTCCTTCAGGAGCGTGGAGTTGATGAACTTTTTGTAGTTGGCCTTGCTACTGACTTTTGTGTGAAATGGACGGCCTTAGATGCACGAAAATTAGGCTATAAAGTAAATATAGTAGAAGATGCAGTCAGAGGAATCGACATTGATGGATCAGTTAAAAAGGCTGTAGAAGAAATGAAGGAAAACGGCGTAGAATTTATAAACTCAAAAGAGATCTCCTAA